A genomic window from Deltaproteobacteria bacterium includes:
- a CDS encoding fumarate reductase/succinate dehydrogenase flavoprotein subunit: protein MILDGKAPTGPIEQSWDKHRFDMKLVNPPNKRKFKILVVGTGLAGASAAASLGELGYNVEAFCYQDSPRRAHSIAAQGGINAAKNYPNDGDSIWRLFYDTIKGGDFRSREADVWRLSQVSNNIIDQCVAQGVPFARDYAGYLDTRSFGGAQVSRTFYARGQTGQQLLLGAYSAISRQIKAGSVKLFPRTEMLDLVVVDGEAKGITIRDLVTGEIRVHTGDAVVLASGGYMNVFYLSTNAMGCSVTAIWKAHKKGAFFANPCFTQIHPTCIPQAGDYQSKLTLMSESLRNDGRIWVPKKKEDCGKSANQIPEEDRDYYLERKYPTFGNLAPRDISSRAAKEQCDEGRGVGPGGRGVYLDFRDSIKRFGEKVIAERYGNLFEMYERITDENGYKVPMRIYPAPHYAMGGLWVDYNLMSNLPGLFVLGEANFSVHGANRLGASALMQGLADGYFVIPYTIANYLKDTKPGKVKADHPECVKSIEDVKGTTKKLLSINGNRTPFEFIRELGIRMWDNVGMARSKESLTEAIAKIPAIREEFWKNVKVSGTGAEFNQQLENASRTADFLEFGELIARDALHRDESCGGHFRVEHQYADGEAKRNDAEYAYAAAWEFKGVDKEPELHKEPLKFENIHLAVRSYK, encoded by the coding sequence GTGATCCTCGACGGAAAAGCACCGACCGGACCCATCGAACAGTCGTGGGACAAGCACCGCTTCGACATGAAGCTGGTGAACCCGCCGAACAAGCGCAAGTTCAAGATCCTCGTGGTCGGCACCGGCCTGGCCGGCGCGTCGGCCGCGGCGAGCCTCGGCGAACTCGGGTACAACGTGGAGGCCTTCTGCTACCAGGACAGCCCCCGCCGCGCCCACAGCATCGCCGCCCAGGGCGGGATCAACGCCGCCAAGAACTACCCGAACGACGGCGACAGCATCTGGCGTCTCTTCTACGACACGATCAAGGGCGGAGACTTCCGATCCCGCGAGGCGGACGTCTGGCGGCTCTCCCAAGTGAGCAACAACATCATCGACCAGTGCGTCGCGCAAGGCGTGCCGTTCGCCCGCGACTACGCAGGCTACCTCGACACCCGCTCCTTCGGCGGCGCCCAGGTCTCCCGGACCTTCTACGCCCGGGGGCAGACGGGCCAGCAGCTCCTGCTGGGCGCCTACTCCGCCATCTCCCGCCAGATCAAGGCGGGGTCGGTGAAGCTCTTCCCCCGCACCGAGATGCTCGACCTCGTGGTCGTCGACGGCGAGGCGAAGGGGATCACCATCCGCGACCTCGTCACCGGCGAGATCCGCGTGCACACCGGCGATGCGGTCGTGCTGGCATCGGGCGGGTACATGAACGTCTTCTACCTGTCGACGAACGCCATGGGGTGCAGCGTCACTGCGATCTGGAAGGCCCACAAGAAGGGCGCCTTCTTCGCCAACCCGTGCTTCACGCAGATCCATCCGACCTGCATCCCGCAGGCCGGGGATTACCAGTCGAAGCTGACCCTCATGTCCGAGTCGCTGCGCAACGACGGCCGGATCTGGGTCCCGAAGAAGAAAGAGGATTGCGGAAAATCGGCCAACCAGATCCCCGAGGAGGACCGGGACTACTACCTCGAACGGAAGTACCCGACCTTCGGGAACCTCGCACCCCGGGACATCTCTTCCCGCGCGGCGAAGGAGCAGTGCGACGAGGGGCGCGGCGTCGGCCCCGGCGGGCGCGGCGTCTACCTCGATTTCCGCGACTCGATCAAGCGGTTCGGTGAAAAGGTGATCGCCGAGCGGTACGGAAACCTCTTCGAGATGTACGAGCGGATCACCGACGAGAACGGGTACAAGGTCCCGATGCGCATCTATCCGGCTCCCCACTACGCGATGGGCGGCCTTTGGGTCGACTACAACCTGATGAGCAACCTCCCCGGCCTCTTCGTCCTCGGCGAGGCGAACTTCTCCGTCCACGGCGCGAACCGGCTGGGGGCGAGCGCCCTCATGCAGGGGCTGGCCGACGGCTACTTCGTCATCCCCTACACGATCGCCAACTACCTGAAGGACACGAAGCCCGGCAAGGTGAAGGCGGACCACCCCGAGTGCGTCAAGTCGATCGAGGACGTGAAGGGGACCACGAAGAAACTTCTCTCCATCAACGGGAACCGGACCCCCTTCGAGTTCATCCGGGAGCTCGGCATCCGCATGTGGGACAACGTCGGGATGGCGCGCAGCAAGGAATCCCTGACCGAGGCGATCGCGAAGATCCCGGCCATCCGCGAGGAGTTCTGGAAGAACGTGAAGGTGAGCGGGACCGGCGCCGAGTTCAACCAGCAGTTGGAGAACGCGTCGCGCACCGCGGATTTCCTCGAGTTCGGGGAGCTCATCGCGCGGGACGCCCTGCACCGGGACGAGTCGTGCGGCGGGCACTTCCGGGTGGAGCACCAGTACGCGGACGGCGAGGCAAAGCGCAACGACGCGGAGTACGCCTACGCCGCCGCCTGGGAGTTCAAGGGAGTCGACAAGGAGCCCGAGCTCCACAAGGAGCCGCTGAAGTTCGAGAACATCCACCTCGCGGTAAGGAGCTACAAATAA
- a CDS encoding succinate dehydrogenase/fumarate reductase iron-sulfur subunit, producing the protein MSANTAEHKTMSVKLIVWRQTGPNEPGRFETYVAKDITPHHSFLEMLDVVNEELIKQGKDPIVFDHDCREGICGTCSAVVNGVPHGGQKRTTLCQLHMRKFKDGDAIYLEPWRARAFPIIRDLVVNRGALDTLIQAAGYVSCHTGGVPDANALPISKPDSDYAMDAAECIGCGACVAACPNGAAMLFAGAKVAQFAALPQGQVEAPERVAAMIQAMQECGFGNCTNHYECQAVCPKDVDVKFIARLNREFHKALFKAKAGMFTPIGE; encoded by the coding sequence ATGAGCGCGAACACAGCCGAACACAAGACGATGAGCGTGAAATTGATCGTCTGGCGGCAGACGGGGCCGAACGAGCCCGGCCGTTTCGAGACGTACGTCGCCAAGGACATCACCCCGCATCACTCCTTCCTCGAGATGCTCGACGTGGTGAACGAGGAGCTGATCAAGCAGGGGAAGGATCCGATCGTGTTCGACCACGACTGCCGGGAGGGGATCTGCGGGACATGCTCCGCGGTCGTCAACGGCGTTCCCCACGGCGGCCAGAAGCGGACCACCCTCTGCCAGCTCCACATGCGGAAGTTCAAGGACGGCGACGCGATCTACCTCGAGCCGTGGCGGGCGCGCGCCTTCCCGATCATCCGCGACCTGGTGGTGAACCGCGGGGCGCTGGACACGCTGATCCAGGCGGCCGGGTACGTCTCCTGCCACACCGGCGGGGTCCCCGACGCCAACGCGCTGCCGATCTCCAAACCCGATTCCGACTACGCGATGGACGCCGCGGAGTGCATCGGTTGCGGGGCGTGCGTCGCGGCGTGCCCCAACGGCGCGGCGATGCTCTTCGCCGGCGCGAAGGTGGCCCAGTTCGCCGCCCTGCCCCAGGGCCAGGTGGAGGCGCCCGAGCGGGTCGCCGCCATGATCCAGGCGATGCAGGAGTGCGGCTTCGGGAACTGCACGAACCATTACGAGTGCCAGGCGGTGTGTCCGAAGGACGTCGACGTGAAGTTCATCGCCCGCCTCAACCGGGAGTTCCACAAGGCCCTGTTCAAGGCGAAGGCGGGAATGTTCACCCCGATCGGGGAATAA
- a CDS encoding succinate dehydrogenase cytochrome b subunit encodes MRLFSDSIGRKAIVAVTGLFMVLFVVTHLLGNSTIFAGPDGINTYAEKLQALGPFVWVFRIFMAAMLCLHVIFAILLTLENRAANPGKYAVKKMLKTTFAGETMIWTGLLLLAFIVYHLLQFTLHITPDVVLGNDAKNRFDVFTMVFSSLRITPIALAYVAAMVTLFLHLSHGIQSIFQTFGLNNEKTMPQFDMLGKLLSALFLVGYSAIPVLILAGILAK; translated from the coding sequence ATGCGACTGTTTTCGGACTCGATCGGAAGGAAGGCGATCGTGGCGGTGACGGGACTGTTCATGGTCCTGTTCGTCGTCACGCACCTGCTGGGAAACTCCACCATCTTCGCGGGACCGGACGGCATCAACACGTACGCGGAGAAACTCCAGGCGCTGGGGCCCTTCGTCTGGGTGTTCCGTATCTTCATGGCGGCGATGCTCTGCCTCCACGTGATCTTCGCCATCCTGCTGACGCTCGAAAACCGGGCGGCGAACCCGGGCAAATACGCCGTCAAGAAGATGCTGAAGACGACCTTTGCCGGCGAGACGATGATCTGGACGGGGCTCCTGCTGCTCGCCTTCATCGTCTACCACCTGCTGCAGTTCACCCTCCACATCACGCCCGACGTGGTCCTCGGCAACGACGCGAAGAACCGGTTCGACGTCTTCACCATGGTCTTCTCCAGTCTCCGGATCACTCCGATCGCCCTCGCCTACGTGGCCGCCATGGTGACGCTCTTCCTGCACCTTTCCCACGGGATCCAGAGCATCTTCCAGACGTTCGGGTTGAACAACGAAAAGACCATGCCGCAGTTCGACATGCTGGGCAAGCTGCTCTCCGCCCTCTTCCTCGTTGGCTACAGCGCCATCCCCGTGCTCATTCTCGCCGGCATTCTGGCCAAATAA
- a CDS encoding NAD-glutamate dehydrogenase, protein MRPDAEHRMDRDVLRSLRATSGAARDNLAWLHVGMAPIFFHTMREEPEAVASLCLHLRDLSRNRHLVLVDREKEMMLARLSVPGSLYETLRFLDPREISYAEIAHSYSNVPGADKELEFQRYEFDRKTEAEISAAGDPGIPVGIRRGIFTSLRNFSPPVPSSAREDLLRLLWRNNSGYVRLSPPERVARILWLLHQAKSRMGIHIDVQEAATGAREGTRESRVLFAVGNPPQKDHLLQVMEVFNRLNLGVRRAYTLTISTGSFPYFLGTFYVIRREGGLLTKDSLLFRRLCRELYNTQILATGSKVYREFVLTRLMTGEEASLVNAFIGFCHTSLAHNQPHRFTLEDVSRAFHSHPDITLQLTRLFELRFDPEIADREPAYEAALAAATKEIEEYNTGHRQLDEFRRTIFRTTLSFVRRTLKTNFFVPEKHALAFRLDPAYLDDLGPEFTSDLPAGRPFRVTYFFGRNGLGYHIGFSDIARGGWRTLFTRTRDDYVTVANTLFRENYVLAHTQHLKNKDIYEGGSKMVVVINAPDLKTKDRMNQRLYKVQYAFINAFLDIFVTENGKARDPRVVDYYGEDEPIELGPDENMHDTMIETIAELSVRRGYLLGIGIMSSKRVGINHKEYGVTSTGVVKFAEIAMREMGVDIRTDPFSVKFTGGPNGDVAGNAMRILLDRCPKAAIRLILDGTGALCDPAGIDRGELSRIVLHGDVEAFRPEKLHPGGFLLYRNERRTEGLRELYKRVDRTEAGVVPSWVTVDEFNKEIDGLLFTVPADLFLPAGGRPETVDATNWKRFFGVDGAPTARVIVEGANSFLTPEARTELQKRGIVVVRDASANKCGVISSSYEIIGNLMMTEKEFLAHKEEYVRDVLAILEKRAEDEALLIFRRKREAGASLSYTEISDAISVEINGHYARLFDFFRSHPSIAEKGPYRRALLSHLPRFLSGNARFRRRIARLPIKYRWAILASEIASTIVYRGGFERDLEGDLNRYATKMFP, encoded by the coding sequence ATGCGACCCGACGCCGAACACCGGATGGATCGGGACGTCCTTCGGAGCCTCCGGGCCACCTCCGGCGCCGCCAGGGATAATCTCGCGTGGCTCCACGTCGGCATGGCGCCGATCTTCTTCCACACGATGCGGGAGGAACCGGAGGCGGTCGCCTCCCTCTGCCTCCACCTGCGCGACCTCTCCCGGAACCGCCACCTCGTTCTCGTCGACCGGGAGAAGGAGATGATGCTCGCGCGCCTCTCCGTCCCCGGCTCCCTGTACGAAACATTGCGGTTCCTCGACCCCCGCGAGATCTCCTACGCGGAGATCGCCCATTCGTATTCGAACGTCCCGGGCGCGGACAAGGAGCTCGAATTCCAGCGGTACGAGTTCGACCGGAAAACGGAGGCGGAGATCTCCGCGGCGGGAGACCCCGGCATCCCGGTCGGTATCCGGCGCGGCATCTTCACCTCCCTGCGGAACTTCTCCCCCCCTGTCCCTTCTTCGGCCCGGGAGGATCTGCTGCGCCTGCTGTGGCGCAACAACTCCGGATACGTCCGCCTCTCCCCGCCGGAACGCGTGGCCCGGATCCTGTGGCTCCTTCACCAGGCGAAAAGCCGCATGGGGATCCACATCGATGTGCAGGAAGCCGCCACGGGCGCGCGCGAGGGAACCCGGGAGAGCCGCGTCCTCTTCGCCGTCGGAAACCCGCCGCAGAAGGACCACCTGCTTCAGGTGATGGAAGTGTTCAACCGGCTCAACCTCGGCGTCCGGCGCGCGTACACCCTCACGATCTCCACCGGCTCCTTTCCCTACTTCCTTGGTACGTTCTACGTGATCCGCCGCGAGGGGGGGCTCCTCACGAAGGATTCCCTCCTCTTCCGCCGGCTGTGCCGCGAACTCTACAACACCCAGATCCTGGCCACCGGCTCGAAGGTGTACCGGGAGTTCGTCCTCACGCGCCTGATGACGGGGGAAGAGGCGTCGCTCGTGAACGCCTTCATCGGCTTCTGCCACACGAGCCTCGCCCACAACCAGCCCCACCGCTTCACCCTCGAGGACGTTTCCCGGGCGTTCCACTCCCACCCCGACATCACCCTCCAGCTCACGCGCCTCTTCGAGCTGCGGTTCGACCCGGAGATCGCGGACCGTGAACCGGCGTATGAAGCGGCGCTCGCGGCGGCGACGAAAGAGATCGAGGAGTACAACACGGGACATCGGCAGCTGGACGAGTTTCGCCGCACGATCTTCCGGACCACCCTCTCCTTCGTCCGCCGGACGCTCAAGACGAATTTCTTCGTCCCGGAGAAGCACGCGCTCGCCTTCCGCCTCGACCCGGCGTACCTCGACGATCTCGGTCCCGAATTCACCTCGGACCTTCCCGCGGGTCGGCCCTTCCGGGTCACCTACTTTTTCGGGCGCAACGGCCTCGGGTACCACATCGGCTTCTCCGACATCGCCCGTGGGGGGTGGAGGACCCTTTTCACCCGCACCCGCGACGACTACGTCACGGTGGCGAACACCCTGTTCCGCGAGAACTACGTCCTCGCCCACACCCAGCACCTGAAGAACAAGGACATCTACGAGGGCGGCTCGAAGATGGTGGTGGTGATCAACGCCCCCGACCTCAAGACGAAGGACCGGATGAACCAGAGGCTCTACAAGGTCCAGTACGCCTTCATCAACGCCTTCCTCGACATCTTCGTCACGGAAAACGGGAAGGCGAGGGATCCGCGGGTGGTCGACTACTACGGCGAGGACGAGCCGATCGAGCTGGGGCCCGACGAGAACATGCACGACACGATGATCGAGACGATCGCGGAGCTGTCCGTCCGGCGGGGGTACCTGCTCGGGATCGGCATCATGTCGAGCAAGCGGGTGGGGATCAACCACAAGGAGTACGGCGTCACCTCGACCGGGGTGGTGAAATTCGCCGAGATCGCGATGCGCGAGATGGGCGTGGACATCCGGACCGACCCGTTTTCGGTGAAGTTCACCGGGGGCCCGAACGGGGACGTGGCCGGGAACGCGATGCGCATCCTCCTCGACCGGTGCCCGAAGGCGGCGATCCGGCTCATCCTCGACGGCACCGGGGCCCTCTGCGATCCGGCAGGGATCGACCGCGGCGAGCTCTCCCGGATCGTCCTTCACGGCGACGTCGAGGCATTCCGCCCCGAAAAGCTCCACCCCGGGGGATTTCTCCTCTACCGGAACGAGCGGCGCACGGAAGGGCTGCGGGAACTGTACAAGCGGGTGGACCGGACCGAGGCGGGAGTCGTTCCGTCGTGGGTCACGGTCGACGAGTTCAACAAGGAGATCGACGGGCTCCTCTTCACCGTCCCCGCCGACCTCTTCCTCCCGGCGGGGGGGCGTCCCGAAACGGTGGACGCCACGAACTGGAAGCGCTTCTTCGGGGTGGACGGGGCGCCCACGGCCCGCGTGATCGTCGAGGGGGCGAACTCCTTCCTCACCCCCGAGGCCCGGACGGAACTCCAGAAGCGGGGCATTGTGGTCGTGCGGGACGCCTCCGCGAACAAGTGCGGCGTCATCTCCTCCTCCTACGAGATCATCGGCAACCTGATGATGACGGAGAAGGAGTTCCTCGCGCACAAGGAGGAGTACGTCCGGGACGTGCTGGCGATCCTCGAAAAGCGGGCGGAGGACGAAGCGCTTCTCATCTTCCGGCGAAAGCGGGAAGCGGGAGCGTCGCTGTCGTACACGGAGATCTCCGACGCGATCAGCGTGGAGATCAACGGCCACTACGCGCGGCTGTTCGACTTTTTCCGGTCGCACCCGTCCATCGCGGAGAAAGGGCCGTACCGGCGGGCGCTGCTGTCGCACCTGCCGCGATTCCTGAGCGGGAACGCGCGGTTCCGGCGGAGGATCGCGCGCCTTCCCATCAAGTACCGGTGGGCGATCCTGGCGAGCGAGATCGCGTCGACGATCGTCTACCGGGGCGGGTTCGAGCGGGACCTCGAGGGGGACCTGAACCGGTACGCGACGAAGATGTTCCCCTGA